A part of Oceaniferula flava genomic DNA contains:
- a CDS encoding LysM peptidoglycan-binding domain-containing protein: MLLIKAIAGLLVLGAMGGTAYLMKQYTGTVKDLPGTMMERQREIELSLKKKAEEGVRSDNEPGEKAFQRARELLAMESMAEAEEKLKYIVSFYPSAKSATEARHILGEINMDRLLDPEWKEGKRTITVQRGDSYSAIIRKNKTTMDSMTHLSKLRDTDARGLRPGQKLLVMPLDLRISIDLRRKNLTLWKEGDFVKEYPLLKVEYEHKGKDKHLQVGSIRGWYNDEYVSVHSPHYRAATKTIILSDKSLAIRALPSDPEQDLGRGFYLSPVDMEELPLVLRPGNDVEIKN, from the coding sequence ATGTTACTCATCAAGGCGATTGCCGGACTCCTCGTGCTTGGCGCGATGGGCGGCACCGCTTATTTGATGAAGCAATACACTGGCACCGTGAAAGACCTGCCGGGCACCATGATGGAGCGTCAGCGCGAGATCGAACTGTCGCTGAAAAAGAAAGCCGAAGAAGGCGTCCGCTCCGATAACGAACCGGGCGAAAAGGCCTTCCAGCGCGCGCGCGAGCTGCTGGCGATGGAATCGATGGCTGAAGCGGAAGAAAAGCTGAAGTACATCGTCAGTTTTTACCCCTCGGCCAAGTCGGCTACCGAGGCACGTCATATCCTCGGGGAGATCAATATGGATCGATTGTTAGACCCTGAGTGGAAGGAGGGCAAGCGGACCATTACCGTGCAGCGTGGCGATAGTTACTCGGCGATTATTCGCAAAAATAAAACCACGATGGATAGCATGACCCATCTCAGCAAGCTGCGCGATACGGATGCTCGAGGTTTGCGCCCCGGGCAGAAGTTATTGGTCATGCCGCTGGATTTGCGGATCAGCATTGATCTCCGACGCAAGAATCTGACGCTCTGGAAAGAGGGGGACTTTGTGAAGGAATATCCGCTGCTCAAGGTGGAATACGAGCACAAGGGGAAGGATAAACACCTTCAGGTCGGCAGCATTCGTGGCTGGTACAATGACGAATATGTGTCGGTGCATTCACCGCACTACCGCGCCGCCACCAAGACCATTATTCTCAGCGATAAATCACTCGCCATCCGCGCTTTACCCAGTGATCCTGAGCAGGATCTGGGTCGTGGATTTTACCTTTCACCGGTCGATATGGAAGAGCTCCCGCTGGTTCTTCGTCCGGGCAACGATGTAGAAATCAAAAACTGA
- a CDS encoding exonuclease domain-containing protein: protein MTISDLTFAAIDFESAGAARGKTDVPVQIGMATWSTTAGHADHFTSFIHTDRSITWAAQKVHGITSDDLADAPKLMLLWSQIKGTLGDRIVVAHGHGTEKRYLRAFPGHGFGPWVDTLLIARAAWPELPSHALGELCEHFQLTDKVSALIPDKTWHDALYDATASLILLEHLIEQFQLTDASVEMLIHPDISSWHRLRH, encoded by the coding sequence ATGACCATCTCTGATCTCACCTTCGCGGCCATCGATTTTGAATCGGCCGGAGCCGCGCGGGGGAAAACTGATGTGCCGGTGCAAATTGGCATGGCCACCTGGTCCACCACCGCCGGACACGCGGATCATTTCACCTCCTTCATCCACACCGACCGCTCAATCACTTGGGCAGCACAAAAAGTGCACGGCATCACCAGCGATGACCTGGCCGATGCGCCGAAATTGATGCTACTCTGGTCGCAGATCAAGGGCACACTGGGAGACAGAATTGTCGTGGCCCACGGTCACGGCACGGAAAAACGCTACCTCCGAGCCTTCCCTGGTCACGGCTTTGGGCCGTGGGTCGACACCCTGCTGATCGCACGCGCTGCTTGGCCGGAACTACCGTCGCACGCACTGGGCGAGCTCTGCGAACATTTCCAACTGACAGACAAAGTCAGCGCACTCATCCCGGACAAAACCTGGCACGACGCCCTCTACGACGCCACCGCATCGCTGATCTTGTTAGAGCACCTCATCGAGCAATTCCAGCTCACCGACGCATCGGTAGAGATGTTGATCCACCCGGACATCTCCAGCTGGCACCGCCTGCGGCACTGA
- a CDS encoding acyl carrier protein yields the protein MSDNIEAKVKDIIVEQLGVSADQVKPEAKFIEDLGADSLDTVELVMAFEEEFGIEVPDEDAEKLQSVGDVVTYVEKANA from the coding sequence ATGTCTGACAACATCGAAGCCAAAGTAAAAGATATCATCGTCGAGCAACTCGGCGTCAGTGCCGATCAAGTGAAGCCCGAAGCCAAGTTCATTGAGGACCTCGGCGCAGACTCCCTCGACACCGTCGAGCTCGTCATGGCATTCGAAGAAGAGTTCGGAATCGAAGTTCCTGACGAAGACGCTGAGAAGCTTCAGAGCGTTGGTGACGTTGTCACTTACGTTGAAAAGGCCAATGCCTAA
- a CDS encoding YceD family protein, producing MKKHLNIDLNSLPEEGKVYSGELDPSIFALQPTHSHKRNKEAPVATDPLFYDLHVQRFDQELLVRGSISVPIEFSCVRCLSRYVKTIAIEDCAISSEITASQVDLADDLREEIVVLYPDYPHCDEGDEPKECILDSRYLAVDKPTEDEVKTPPRDEAPNPWDALDAFDDDADTSS from the coding sequence GTGAAAAAACATCTCAACATCGACCTCAACTCGCTCCCCGAAGAAGGCAAAGTCTACTCCGGTGAGCTCGACCCGTCTATTTTCGCTCTGCAACCGACGCATAGCCACAAGCGCAACAAAGAGGCCCCCGTCGCCACTGATCCGTTGTTCTACGACTTGCATGTGCAGCGTTTTGACCAGGAATTACTGGTCCGCGGGAGCATTTCCGTACCCATCGAGTTCAGCTGCGTGCGCTGCCTGAGCCGTTATGTGAAGACGATTGCCATCGAAGACTGCGCCATCTCCAGCGAGATCACCGCCTCCCAGGTGGACCTTGCCGATGACCTCCGCGAGGAAATTGTGGTGCTCTACCCAGACTACCCCCACTGCGATGAAGGCGACGAGCCGAAGGAATGTATTTTAGATTCCCGCTATTTAGCAGTGGACAAACCCACCGAAGATGAGGTAAAGACGCCCCCCCGCGATGAAGCACCCAATCCTTGGGACGCACTTGACGCCTTCGATGATGACGCTGACACTAGCAGCTAA
- a CDS encoding FtsW/RodA/SpoVE family cell cycle protein — protein sequence MTPLLRKILGMNWLLVLTMLGLCIFGVYAIESAARHLPNGGGYYAERQKIWIIGGCVVFFITALVDYRWIRWLGIPMYLVGLALMIVAMLKGSEVHQLTFGGLSFQPTQLGIAGGIVLMGSLLQDLPRLNPFFKLPFVKVGIIAILAGIPFLVVVKMGDMGSALVWLPVTAVIMFAAGVPYRYLLTMAIVALGCLALAYYIVLPKESPRGASRIELYLAMMHDREVDINGDAYAPYWVSTAIGKAGWKGLGWNATSEQGSLHDKKYIPWKTAHNDFIFAVIGEEQGFRGSLLLLTGYALLLIQCLFIAFYSRDSSGRIIAGAVVALLFAHIYENIGMCVLMTPITGIPLPLVSYSGTFVLMCMFLLGLVQSVWVHRNVETITEEEDKPERRFL from the coding sequence ATGACACCGCTTCTGCGTAAAATTCTGGGCATGAACTGGCTGCTGGTGCTGACCATGCTAGGACTGTGTATTTTTGGAGTTTACGCGATTGAGAGTGCCGCCCGCCATCTTCCTAATGGGGGGGGGTATTATGCTGAGCGACAGAAGATCTGGATCATTGGTGGCTGCGTTGTGTTTTTCATCACAGCCTTGGTGGATTACCGTTGGATTCGCTGGTTGGGTATCCCGATGTATCTCGTGGGCTTGGCCTTGATGATAGTGGCCATGCTCAAAGGGAGTGAGGTTCATCAGTTGACTTTTGGTGGGCTGTCGTTCCAACCCACCCAGCTGGGTATTGCAGGGGGAATCGTGCTCATGGGTTCGTTGCTGCAGGATCTGCCCCGACTGAATCCCTTTTTTAAACTGCCCTTTGTTAAAGTTGGGATCATCGCTATTTTGGCAGGAATTCCATTTTTGGTCGTTGTGAAAATGGGCGATATGGGGTCCGCGCTGGTCTGGCTACCGGTGACCGCAGTCATCATGTTTGCTGCGGGAGTTCCCTACCGTTATCTGCTCACGATGGCGATCGTGGCATTGGGGTGTTTGGCATTGGCTTATTACATTGTGCTACCCAAGGAGTCGCCTCGGGGAGCAAGCCGGATTGAGCTTTATCTGGCAATGATGCATGACCGCGAAGTGGACATTAATGGTGATGCTTACGCCCCTTATTGGGTTTCCACCGCCATTGGTAAAGCAGGTTGGAAAGGCTTGGGCTGGAATGCCACCAGTGAACAGGGATCTCTACACGATAAGAAATACATCCCGTGGAAAACGGCCCACAATGATTTCATTTTCGCTGTGATTGGCGAGGAGCAGGGCTTCCGAGGGAGCTTGTTGCTGCTGACCGGTTATGCGCTGCTCTTGATTCAGTGCCTATTCATTGCCTTTTACAGTCGAGACAGCTCCGGGCGGATCATTGCCGGGGCGGTTGTGGCCTTATTGTTTGCACACATCTATGAAAACATCGGCATGTGCGTATTGATGACGCCGATTACCGGGATTCCTCTTCCACTGGTAAGTTATTCTGGAACCTTCGTTTTGATGTGTATGTTTCTGCTCGGCCTGGTGCAGAGCGTTTGGGTACACCGCAATGTGGAAACGATCACCGAAGAAGAGGACAAACCTGAGCGACGCTTCCTCTAA
- a CDS encoding 3-deoxy-7-phosphoheptulonate synthase — protein sequence MAQVTDLHISSNIPLPAPALLLSEVERSRKQAEFMAESRQHIRNILNGEDHRLLLICGPCSIHDTEAGIEYAKKLAQLAEEVKHQIYIVMRVYFEKPRTTTGWKGLIMDPKLDGSDNIPEGLRQARLFLREVIDLGLPTATELLDPITPQYIADLISWSAIGARTTESQTHRQMASGLSMPLGFKNTTTGDLVAAVNAIKAATQPQTFLGVSEQGVASAVTTSGNPDCHIILRGGDNGPNYGADDVAVTTALLEKHGLQPSVMIDASHANCGKQQEKMPAVFREIVRQRAAGNQQVIGAMLESNLVAGNQKFPRPIEELTYGQSITDQCIDWETTEILVRNSAEQLKAAGVAG from the coding sequence ATGGCTCAAGTCACCGACCTTCATATCTCCAGCAACATCCCCCTGCCTGCTCCAGCCCTTCTGCTTTCCGAAGTGGAGCGCTCGCGAAAGCAGGCGGAGTTTATGGCGGAGTCCCGACAACATATCCGCAACATCCTCAACGGTGAAGACCACCGCCTCCTGCTGATCTGCGGACCATGCTCGATCCACGACACCGAAGCCGGTATCGAATACGCCAAAAAACTTGCCCAGCTTGCGGAGGAGGTGAAGCACCAGATCTACATCGTGATGCGTGTCTACTTTGAAAAACCGCGCACCACCACCGGATGGAAGGGTCTAATCATGGATCCCAAACTCGATGGCTCCGACAACATCCCCGAAGGACTGCGCCAAGCGCGCCTGTTCCTGCGCGAGGTGATTGACCTCGGCCTGCCTACCGCCACCGAACTTCTCGATCCGATCACGCCGCAGTACATTGCCGACCTGATCAGCTGGTCCGCCATCGGCGCCCGCACCACCGAGAGCCAGACCCACCGTCAGATGGCGTCCGGACTGTCGATGCCGCTCGGTTTCAAAAACACCACCACCGGCGATCTCGTGGCGGCGGTCAATGCCATCAAGGCGGCCACCCAACCGCAAACCTTCCTCGGCGTCAGCGAGCAAGGCGTGGCCTCCGCTGTAACCACCTCCGGAAACCCGGACTGCCACATCATTTTACGCGGTGGCGACAACGGACCGAACTACGGCGCCGACGACGTCGCCGTAACCACCGCCCTGCTCGAAAAACACGGCCTGCAGCCATCGGTGATGATCGATGCCTCACACGCGAACTGTGGTAAGCAGCAGGAGAAAATGCCCGCGGTGTTCCGCGAGATCGTGCGTCAACGCGCGGCCGGGAATCAGCAAGTGATTGGCGCGATGTTAGAAAGCAACTTGGTGGCTGGAAACCAGAAATTCCCACGCCCAATAGAAGAGCTCACCTATGGCCAATCCATCACCGATCAGTGCATCGACTGGGAAACGACCGAAATCTTAGTGCGCAACTCCGCCGAGCAGCTGAAAGCTGCCGGAGTCGCAGGCTAA
- a CDS encoding OmpH family outer membrane protein, whose product MMRELRIWVVFMLVGMCSTGWAWAEKPKMATVDMQKLFKEYHRTVTAQKHFNAEYASIQKDLNEKSEAVNRKRAQLQKIAEEIKGNDLSDEQKLQRRYEGQLVAQEIKILQRRLSAMTQAEKGKVARKKAASMQGIMTDIKAKVVELSDKLGYDYVFDRSGLNTNQVSFFLYLKDVPDVTANVLKELNKFAPGADSE is encoded by the coding sequence ATGATGAGGGAACTAAGAATATGGGTCGTGTTCATGCTGGTGGGGATGTGTTCCACTGGTTGGGCATGGGCTGAAAAGCCGAAGATGGCCACTGTGGATATGCAGAAGCTCTTTAAGGAGTATCATCGCACGGTGACGGCTCAAAAGCACTTCAATGCCGAGTATGCGAGCATCCAAAAGGACTTGAACGAAAAGTCAGAGGCTGTGAATCGGAAGCGGGCGCAACTGCAGAAAATAGCCGAAGAAATCAAAGGGAACGATCTGAGTGATGAGCAGAAGTTGCAACGCCGTTATGAAGGCCAGTTGGTTGCTCAAGAGATCAAGATTCTACAACGACGCTTGAGTGCCATGACTCAGGCCGAAAAAGGCAAGGTTGCTCGGAAAAAGGCGGCGAGTATGCAGGGCATCATGACTGACATCAAAGCCAAAGTGGTGGAGCTTTCTGATAAACTCGGATATGATTATGTCTTTGATCGTTCGGGTCTAAATACCAACCAGGTCTCGTTTTTTCTCTACTTGAAAGATGTTCCCGATGTCACTGCAAATGTGCTCAAAGAATTGAACAAATTCGCCCCTGGCGCGGATTCCGAATAA
- a CDS encoding beta-ketoacyl-ACP synthase III has product MNETTSVIPVTIAGTGSYVPEKVLTNADLEQIVDTSDEWIVSRTGIKERRIAAADEFTSHMATNAARKALEQANMAAEDIELIIVATITPDTLTPSTACYVQANLGALSAVAFDISAACSGFLYAMKLAKRLISDGAYKNALIIGAEKLSAFVNWEDRNTCVLFGDGAGAAVLRKSEEGEGRILASETGTDGRHTAILDIKGGGSACPISMSNANDKLATLSMQGREVFKLAVTAMRQASEKVIERAGLSAEDISLVVPHQANLRIIDAIAGRLDVPNEKVFVNLHKYGNTSAAAIAIALDEANREGRIKRGDNIIMVAFGAGLTWAASAIEW; this is encoded by the coding sequence ATGAACGAAACCACTTCTGTCATCCCTGTCACCATTGCCGGAACCGGCAGCTACGTTCCGGAAAAAGTCCTCACCAACGCGGACCTCGAACAAATTGTCGATACCAGCGATGAATGGATTGTTTCCCGAACCGGCATCAAAGAGCGTCGCATCGCCGCCGCCGATGAGTTCACTTCGCACATGGCCACCAATGCCGCCAGAAAGGCACTGGAGCAGGCCAACATGGCCGCCGAAGACATCGAACTGATCATCGTCGCAACCATCACGCCGGACACCTTGACGCCATCGACAGCCTGCTACGTTCAGGCGAACCTTGGAGCCCTTTCCGCCGTCGCCTTTGATATCTCCGCCGCTTGCTCCGGCTTCCTCTACGCGATGAAGCTGGCCAAACGTCTGATTTCTGACGGAGCTTACAAAAATGCCCTGATCATCGGTGCCGAGAAACTCTCCGCCTTTGTCAACTGGGAGGACCGCAACACCTGCGTGCTCTTCGGCGATGGCGCCGGAGCGGCCGTCTTGCGCAAGTCGGAAGAAGGTGAAGGCCGCATCCTTGCCTCGGAAACAGGCACCGACGGACGTCACACCGCCATTCTCGACATCAAGGGAGGTGGCTCGGCCTGCCCCATCAGCATGAGCAACGCCAACGACAAACTGGCCACACTTTCCATGCAGGGCCGTGAAGTCTTCAAACTCGCCGTCACCGCCATGCGCCAGGCGTCGGAGAAGGTCATCGAACGTGCGGGCCTGTCTGCAGAAGACATCTCACTGGTGGTCCCCCATCAAGCGAACTTGCGCATCATCGATGCCATTGCAGGACGCCTCGACGTCCCCAATGAAAAAGTTTTCGTCAACCTTCACAAATACGGCAACACCTCAGCGGCAGCGATCGCCATCGCTCTGGATGAAGCCAACCGCGAAGGCAGAATCAAGCGCGGCGACAACATCATCATGGTGGCCTTCGGAGCCGGCCTCACTTGGGCCGCTTCAGCCATCGAGTGGTAA
- the lgt gene encoding prolipoprotein diacylglyceryl transferase — MFATYIHNMDPVLFDVAGPVKLRWYGLGYLLGFVLGYYLLRWQARKKLWVLPETKVADFIAYAAVFGVFVGGRLGYILFYQIPKENGWAQLVADPFMVFRVWDGGMASHGGILGLTIFTLIYARMQKVSWTGVGDGLCVVAPLGIGLVRVANFINGELYGRVAHGFSWGIKFPASLHEDWQDNPAMIDKAYDACRQVDPSIDGHSYEYLVAQSRENPELLQTLGSFLKARHPSQLYEAALEGLVLFLILFITRIKFPKLPHGVLTGMFFLFYAIFRIIVENFRQPDEGQALVMGLTKGQFYSTFMVVAGLAFIITAFRKNNGSVSSLRP; from the coding sequence GTGTTCGCTACTTACATCCACAACATGGACCCGGTGCTCTTCGATGTCGCCGGGCCAGTGAAACTTCGCTGGTATGGGCTTGGCTACTTGCTGGGATTTGTCCTCGGTTATTACTTGCTGCGCTGGCAGGCACGAAAAAAGCTTTGGGTCCTTCCGGAGACCAAGGTGGCGGACTTCATTGCCTATGCCGCAGTGTTCGGTGTGTTTGTCGGTGGCCGACTTGGCTACATCCTCTTCTACCAGATTCCCAAGGAAAACGGTTGGGCTCAGTTAGTGGCGGACCCCTTCATGGTGTTCCGCGTTTGGGACGGGGGCATGGCAAGCCATGGCGGCATCTTGGGGCTCACCATTTTCACCCTGATTTATGCCAGGATGCAAAAGGTCTCGTGGACTGGTGTCGGCGATGGTCTTTGCGTGGTGGCACCTTTGGGGATTGGTCTCGTGCGTGTGGCCAATTTCATCAATGGCGAGCTCTATGGCCGCGTTGCGCACGGCTTTAGCTGGGGCATCAAGTTCCCAGCCTCCCTGCATGAAGATTGGCAGGATAACCCGGCGATGATTGATAAGGCCTACGATGCCTGCCGACAGGTGGACCCCAGCATCGATGGGCATTCCTACGAGTATCTGGTGGCGCAGTCGCGTGAGAACCCGGAGCTGCTGCAGACGCTCGGAAGTTTTCTGAAAGCGCGCCACCCTTCCCAGCTGTATGAGGCGGCCTTGGAGGGCTTGGTGCTTTTCCTGATTCTGTTCATCACACGGATCAAATTCCCCAAGCTGCCTCACGGCGTGCTCACTGGGATGTTTTTCCTTTTCTACGCCATCTTCCGCATCATTGTGGAAAACTTCCGCCAGCCGGATGAGGGCCAGGCCTTGGTGATGGGGCTGACCAAGGGGCAGTTCTACTCGACATTTATGGTGGTTGCCGGATTGGCATTTATCATCACCGCATTCCGCAAAAACAACGGCTCGGTGAGCTCGCTGCGTCCCTAG
- a CDS encoding acetyl-CoA carboxylase carboxyltransferase subunit alpha, producing MKPLDFEKPIAELETELEKLKNKAQGQDIDMSDEITAMEGKLTDTRNRIYDNLSPWQRVQIARHTSRPFMLDYISHVFDDFCELHGDRHIGDDNAMPGGFATLGGQRVVVIGHQKGRDTKENLKRNFGSAHPEGYRKALRLMKLAEKFHLPVVAMIDTPGAFPGIGAEERNIAEAIGFNLKEMMTLKTPTVAIVLGEGGSGGALGIGVTDRVLMMENAYYSVISPEGCAAILWKHRKHAPEAAEAMKIAAPDLGALSLIDEVILEPKGGAHHDHVQAAENLRHAVNSQIHALQQLSMDELLDQRYEKFRKYGEWQGE from the coding sequence ATGAAACCTCTCGATTTTGAAAAACCGATTGCCGAGCTCGAAACTGAACTCGAAAAACTCAAGAATAAGGCTCAAGGTCAGGATATTGACATGTCCGATGAGATCACGGCCATGGAAGGAAAACTGACGGATACCAGAAATCGTATTTACGACAATCTCTCGCCATGGCAACGTGTGCAGATCGCTCGTCATACCAGCCGCCCGTTCATGCTCGATTACATTTCCCACGTGTTCGATGACTTCTGTGAGCTTCACGGAGATCGCCACATTGGAGATGATAATGCGATGCCTGGTGGCTTCGCCACTCTCGGTGGTCAGCGGGTTGTGGTGATCGGTCACCAGAAAGGCCGCGATACCAAGGAGAACCTCAAGCGCAACTTCGGCAGCGCCCATCCGGAAGGTTACCGCAAGGCGCTTCGCTTGATGAAGTTGGCCGAGAAATTCCACCTGCCAGTAGTCGCCATGATCGATACTCCTGGTGCTTTCCCTGGCATCGGTGCCGAGGAGCGGAACATTGCGGAGGCAATTGGCTTCAACCTCAAGGAAATGATGACTCTCAAGACCCCTACCGTGGCCATCGTGCTGGGTGAGGGTGGCTCCGGCGGAGCTCTCGGAATCGGCGTCACCGATCGCGTGCTGATGATGGAAAATGCTTACTACTCGGTGATTAGCCCCGAAGGTTGTGCTGCGATTCTCTGGAAGCACCGCAAGCATGCTCCGGAAGCGGCCGAGGCGATGAAAATTGCCGCGCCCGACCTTGGTGCACTGAGTTTGATCGATGAGGTCATCTTGGAGCCGAAAGGCGGAGCCCATCACGATCACGTGCAAGCAGCGGAAAACCTCCGCCACGCCGTGAACTCCCAAATCCACGCGCTACAGCAGCTGAGCATGGACGAACTTCTCGACCAGCGGTATGAAAAATTCCGCAAATACGGCGAGTGGCAAGGTGAGTAA
- the rpmF gene encoding 50S ribosomal protein L32, with amino-acid sequence MAVPKRRTSKMKQKMRRGANRWRAPKLKTCPECESRVPSHIACPHCGTYRERQVLEVDAL; translated from the coding sequence ATGGCCGTTCCTAAGCGTAGAACATCCAAAATGAAGCAAAAAATGCGTCGCGGCGCAAACCGTTGGCGTGCACCTAAGCTCAAAACCTGTCCGGAGTGCGAAAGCCGCGTTCCTTCTCACATTGCTTGCCCTCACTGTGGCACCTACCGTGAGCGCCAGGTACTTGAAGTGGACGCCCTCTAA
- the plsX gene encoding phosphate acyltransferase PlsX, whose product MKIALDAMGGDNAPHVTVLGARNALKLYADIDKLFLVGDAHALEKEMAECKLTDPRAVITHAPEVVGMDESGAKTLRRKKKSSISIATDMVKSGEADAVVSAGNTGAAVAAATVKLRTLKGVDRAGIASAIPNEHGICQILDAGANPEAKPQHLITYAVMGAVYAKNVLGVDVPRVGLMSNGEEDEKGTTFTKETFALLKHLQSTGRAPFEFVGNVEGHDLFESKLDVVLCDGFTGNIILKSCEATAKAMSKWLKLEFKRSPFRIMGAAIARGAFKAVKKKSSYEYVGGSPLLGVNGVCIIGHGSSSALAIQNAIRVARETVSLKVNPHIEETLAAMHRPSEDEAANA is encoded by the coding sequence ATGAAGATAGCACTCGATGCCATGGGCGGCGACAACGCCCCGCACGTCACCGTCCTCGGCGCCCGCAACGCGCTTAAACTTTATGCTGACATTGATAAGCTGTTTCTCGTGGGCGACGCCCATGCTCTGGAAAAGGAAATGGCCGAGTGCAAACTGACCGACCCTAGAGCCGTCATCACCCACGCCCCCGAAGTGGTGGGCATGGATGAGTCCGGAGCCAAAACGCTGCGGAGAAAGAAGAAGTCCTCAATTTCCATCGCCACCGATATGGTCAAGTCCGGCGAGGCCGATGCCGTCGTCAGTGCCGGCAACACCGGAGCCGCCGTCGCAGCCGCCACGGTCAAACTGCGCACCCTCAAAGGTGTCGATCGCGCTGGCATCGCTTCCGCCATTCCCAACGAGCACGGCATCTGCCAGATCCTCGATGCCGGAGCCAACCCAGAGGCCAAACCTCAACACCTCATTACCTACGCGGTGATGGGCGCCGTCTACGCCAAGAACGTGCTCGGAGTCGACGTCCCACGAGTCGGCCTGATGTCCAACGGCGAGGAGGACGAAAAAGGAACCACGTTTACCAAGGAAACTTTTGCTCTACTGAAACACCTTCAGTCCACCGGCCGCGCACCTTTTGAATTCGTCGGCAATGTCGAAGGCCACGATCTGTTCGAGAGCAAACTCGACGTCGTGCTCTGTGACGGATTTACCGGTAACATCATTCTCAAGAGCTGTGAAGCCACCGCCAAAGCCATGTCCAAGTGGCTCAAACTCGAGTTCAAACGCAGCCCGTTCCGCATCATGGGGGCTGCCATTGCCCGCGGTGCCTTCAAGGCGGTGAAAAAGAAAAGCAGCTACGAATACGTCGGCGGCTCTCCCCTACTCGGCGTCAACGGCGTCTGCATCATCGGCCACGGCAGCTCGTCGGCCCTCGCGATCCAGAACGCCATCCGGGTCGCCCGTGAGACCGTCAGCTTGAAGGTGAATCCCCATATTGAGGAGACCTTGGCCGCCATGCATCGTCCAAGTGAAGACGAAGCGGCCAATGCCTGA
- a CDS encoding M42 family metallopeptidase has product MRERAIGLLRELTEAHGAPGFEDEVRAIFADEMAETGEISTDGLGSVFCERGEGPRVMVAGHMDEIGFRVQNITPEGFIQFVTLGGWWPHTLLAQRVEISTRDGRKILGVVSSKPPHFLPESERGKVLSIEQMFIDVGAQSDFDLEKNYGVRVGDPVVPLTPFSVMQNEDLLMAKAFDNRVGMACAIQACQAVAATGHPNTMISTGTVQEEVGVRGATVAANYAKPDVVIVLEGPPADDTPGFNRHASQGAMGKGVQIRMQDPSAIMNPALSDLAVKVAEEEGIPYQVTVRSSGGTDARAFQLSGIGVPVIVLGVPARYIHSHNSIIDVNDYLAMVNLTMAMVQRLDQKQVDALTTFL; this is encoded by the coding sequence ATGCGAGAAAGAGCGATTGGATTATTACGCGAGTTGACAGAGGCCCATGGAGCACCTGGATTTGAAGATGAAGTGAGAGCTATTTTTGCCGATGAAATGGCAGAGACGGGCGAGATCAGCACGGATGGGTTAGGTTCTGTCTTTTGCGAGCGTGGTGAAGGTCCGCGTGTAATGGTCGCTGGCCACATGGATGAGATCGGATTCCGCGTGCAAAACATCACTCCGGAAGGTTTCATTCAGTTTGTCACCCTCGGCGGCTGGTGGCCACACACCTTGTTAGCTCAGCGGGTGGAAATTAGCACCCGCGATGGGCGTAAGATCCTTGGCGTGGTATCGTCCAAGCCCCCACATTTCCTCCCTGAATCAGAGCGGGGCAAGGTGCTGAGCATCGAACAAATGTTCATCGATGTCGGCGCTCAGAGTGATTTCGATTTGGAAAAAAACTACGGTGTTCGCGTGGGCGATCCGGTGGTGCCTCTGACTCCGTTTTCAGTGATGCAAAACGAAGACCTTCTAATGGCCAAGGCCTTCGATAATCGGGTCGGCATGGCCTGCGCCATTCAGGCTTGCCAAGCTGTCGCAGCCACGGGTCACCCCAATACCATGATTTCCACCGGCACGGTGCAGGAAGAGGTCGGCGTGCGCGGGGCCACCGTGGCGGCGAATTATGCCAAACCGGATGTCGTGATCGTGCTCGAAGGACCTCCGGCGGATGATACTCCGGGTTTCAATCGTCATGCCTCCCAGGGGGCGATGGGAAAAGGTGTGCAAATCCGCATGCAAGACCCGTCCGCGATCATGAACCCGGCCTTGTCCGATCTTGCGGTGAAGGTGGCGGAGGAAGAGGGGATTCCCTATCAGGTGACCGTGCGCAGCAGCGGCGGCACGGATGCGCGCGCATTCCAGCTCTCGGGCATCGGCGTTCCGGTGATCGTGCTCGGCGTTCCGGCCCGCTACATCCACTCGCATAACTCGATCATCGATGTGAACGATTACCTTGCCATGGTGAATCTGACGATGGCGATGGTGCAGCGCCTCGATCAGAAGCAGGTGGATGCCCTGACAACCTTTCTGTAG